The window GCCACCGAGGACCAGAAGGAAGGGATGGCGGCCTTCACCGAGAAGCGCCAGCCGGACTTCACGCACCGCTAAGCGGCGACGCTCCAGCGGAGCCGGGCAGGAACCGAATCAGAGGATCACATGACGCTGATGCCGAGCAGGCCGATGATCAAGGCCATCACCACAAAGGTCACGAGTTCGTGGGCGCAGTTCAGCACCGTCAAGCCGGCGGGGCGGCCCTCGAAGGCGTCGTGGGTGATGAACCGTGCCGCCGTGAATCCTGCCCAGAGGATCAGCGTGGTGACCACCGTGTTAATCAGGAAATTACCGCCGTAGAAGTGCTGCGCAATGGCGGCAGCCCCCGCCAGCACCGAGGCGCTGATGAAGCTGACCACCAGCGTGACCAGGATCGGCCTGACGGCGTCTTTTGCGTCCCCGCTGGGAGTCACGCCGGCGACGCGCATCCAGTAGTTGCCGAACACTTTCGGGGTGTACCAGAGAGAGCCGACCGCCATGCTGGACAGGGTCGCCAGCAGAACGGCCCAGATGTTGATTTCCGGAATCATCGTGCACTCCTCGGTCCAGGGTTGGTGCTCTCCGAAGTGTAAGTGATCGACACGGCGGGCATCGGCAGTTCGCGGCTACCTCTTTTAGGAGGTAGCTGGGCGTCCACCCTGCTGGCTACGGTGAGCTGAGTCACACAGCCGGGCGTTGGGGTTGACATCAAAGGAGATTGCCATGACCTCAGTTTCACCGACTTCGGCAGCCGGGTTGCAGGCGCCACCCAGCAGCAAAACCCTTCGCAAGGTCGCGTTTGCCAGCGCCGCCGGAACCACCATCGAGTTCTACGACTTCTTCATCTACGGCACGGCCGCCGCTCTGGTTTTCCCCGTGGTTTTCTTTCCGGCGCTCGGTGCCGCGGCCGGCACCATCGCTTCCTTCGGTACCTTCGCCGTTGCCTTCTTCGCCCGGCCGGTTGGTGCCATCATCTTCGGGCACTTCGGGGACCGGATCGGCCGGAAGAAGACCCTCATCACCACGCTGCTGATGATGGGCATCGCCACCGTGCTGATCGGCCTCATCCCGGACGCCAGCACCATTGGCGTGGCCGCCCCCATCCTGCTCGTGGTGCTCCGCTTCGTGCAGGGCCTCGCAGTCGGCGGCGAATGGGCCGGCGCCACCCTCCTCGTCGCGGAATACGCCCCGAAAGGAAAACGCGGGCTGTTCGGCTCTTTCCCGCAGCTGGGCCCGTCCGTTGCGTTTGCCCTGGCCAGCGGTACGTTTCTTATCACCAACCTGACCCTTGGGGACAAGTCGGAGGCTTTCATCACCATTGGCTGGCGGGTGCCGTTCATTCTCAGCGCTGTGCTGGTACTCGTCGGCCTGTGGGTGCGTCTGAGCATCGAGGAAACGCCGGTCTTCAAGAACGCCGCCACGGCCACCGGAACCAGCAGCAGGTTGCCGATCCTTGAATCCATCAAGCGCCAGCCGCGCGAAATCCTTCTCGCCGGCGGCTCCCTGACGCTCCTCTTTGCCTTTTTCTACCTTGGCACCGCGTACCTCACCAGCTATGCCACCAGTCCCACCGGCATGCACCTGAGCCGGGCAGAAGTGCTGAGCACCGGCATTATCGCCTCGTTGTTTGTCGCCGCTGCCACCCTGGCCTCCGGGATCGTCTCGGACCGCTTCGGCCGCAAGAAGGTCATTGCCGCCGCCTGCATCCTCGCCGTGCCGTGGTCGCTCGTGCTCTTCCCGATCCTCAGCGCGAACACCGTCTTCGCCTTCGGTCTCGGCCTCACCGTGACCCTGGTGATCTTCGCCATCGCCTACGGACCTGCCGGGGCGCTCCTGCCGGAGCTCTTCGAGACCCGCTACCGGTACACCGGGGCCGGCATGGGCTACAACCTGGCCGGCGTCGTCGGTGGAGGCATCGTTCCGCTCGTTGCGGCCCAGCTCGCCGGCACCTCCGGCGCCAATTCGGTCGGTTTCCTGCTCGCCGGAATTGGCGTCTTCAGCGTCCTGTGCACCCTGGCGCTGCCCAGCCACGAAAAGCGGGCTTTGGAAAGCGGACAGCACGACCCTGTGCCGGGCCGCGCCGACAGCACGGGACCTGCCGCGCCCGTCTCCCGGCGCTGAGGCTGCCGGGCCAGGGACCCACCGGAGCGGGGGATCCAGGCGCATCCCGGCTGGGGAGCGGGGTCTCCGGTGAGACCGGCGGCTCCGCTCCTAGGGGATCAGCCCCAGCCGGCGGGCGACCGACACGGCCTCGAGCCGGTTGTGCGCAGAAAGCTTGACCATGGCATTTTGCAGGTAACTCTTGACGGTGACCGCTTTCAGGCCCAGACGATCCGCGGTTTCCTGATACGAACAGCCGAGCGCCACCTGCGCCAGAACATCAAGCTCCCGGCGGGCCAGCCGGGCTGTCGGATGGACGCCGTCGGCGGGCGCGGGAGCCAGATGGGTGCCGATGATATCCAGCTGCCGGGCCAGGTGCGGGTCGGTTACCGTGCCGGCCAGGGACCTCAGCTCGGCGTGGGCTTCCCGGACGTGCTCCAGCCAGCTGCGGTCCAGGGCCAACGCAGGTGCAGCCCGCGCCGTGTCGATTATCGAAACCCGCCGGTCCACCTCGTCCCGGACCCGCAGCTCCTCGGCGATTTCTGCGGCTGCAGCTGCCGCCTCGCTCACAGCTTTTTC is drawn from Micrococcaceae bacterium Sec5.8 and contains these coding sequences:
- a CDS encoding DUF1761 domain-containing protein codes for the protein MIPEINIWAVLLATLSSMAVGSLWYTPKVFGNYWMRVAGVTPSGDAKDAVRPILVTLVVSFISASVLAGAAAIAQHFYGGNFLINTVVTTLILWAGFTAARFITHDAFEGRPAGLTVLNCAHELVTFVVMALIIGLLGISVM
- a CDS encoding MFS transporter gives rise to the protein MTSVSPTSAAGLQAPPSSKTLRKVAFASAAGTTIEFYDFFIYGTAAALVFPVVFFPALGAAAGTIASFGTFAVAFFARPVGAIIFGHFGDRIGRKKTLITTLLMMGIATVLIGLIPDASTIGVAAPILLVVLRFVQGLAVGGEWAGATLLVAEYAPKGKRGLFGSFPQLGPSVAFALASGTFLITNLTLGDKSEAFITIGWRVPFILSAVLVLVGLWVRLSIEETPVFKNAATATGTSSRLPILESIKRQPREILLAGGSLTLLFAFFYLGTAYLTSYATSPTGMHLSRAEVLSTGIIASLFVAAATLASGIVSDRFGRKKVIAAACILAVPWSLVLFPILSANTVFAFGLGLTVTLVIFAIAYGPAGALLPELFETRYRYTGAGMGYNLAGVVGGGIVPLVAAQLAGTSGANSVGFLLAGIGVFSVLCTLALPSHEKRALESGQHDPVPGRADSTGPAAPVSRR
- a CDS encoding LuxR C-terminal-related transcriptional regulator is translated as MQPNDYSRPDDRELLRASLRQLSGRFRPAVLFAGLASGELLQLTDFLGTATSSLHQVVVVPGAGLGGRVLTQRRPFLVEDYIASEGITHEYDLAVRRERLTSMAAVPVVVRGRSRAVLYIASRDRTPLGEKAVSEAAAAAAEIAEELRVRDEVDRRVSIIDTARAAPALALDRSWLEHVREAHAELRSLAGTVTDPHLARQLDIIGTHLAPAPADGVHPTARLARRELDVLAQVALGCSYQETADRLGLKAVTVKSYLQNAMVKLSAHNRLEAVSVARRLGLIP